One window of Papio anubis isolate 15944 chromosome 10, Panubis1.0, whole genome shotgun sequence genomic DNA carries:
- the LOC101018508 gene encoding olfactory receptor 11H7-like, whose product MNLSSEHCNISDWLRLEATVKASVYVVTFSFATVITVIIMAIVSQNLKLRGEARYILLCQHLLCISSYCGLGIIFQGMRALLANSPLLICWVVFGVKLSVGDGILFTLALMALNTYVVICWPLRYLSFVDSVKYRILAGTWMTIILKNVCLFVIEGTKPTVVAVLKSEPLCPVILNGTPARATGMVFIFLLLSVILISYSLIYHKGKRAGHFNRSNIKARKTVLIHLVQISLHIIPPLIFIGLGKVCGVFFFALNLVVFGIFAFAQCFNPLIYGLWNKELQSRLHHWMCFQLWCGHTANSTGPV is encoded by the coding sequence ATGAACCTGTCTTCTGAGCACTGCAACATATCAGATTGGCTGAGGCTAGAAGCAACAGTGAAGGCCTCTGTCTATGTGGTCACCTTCTCCTTTGCCACAGtcatcactgtcatcattatGGCAATAGTGTCACAGAATTTAAAGCTGCGGGGAGAGGCCCGATACATCCTcctttgccagcatctgctgtGCATCTCTTCCTACTGTGGCCTGGGGATCATTTTCCAAGGAATGCGGGCACTCCTGGCCAACAGCCCCCTGCTGATATGCTGGGTGGTGTTTGGAGTCAAGCTGAGCGTTGGAGATGGGATTCTCTTCACGCTGGCCTTGATGGCTCTCAACACTTACGTGGTGATTTGCTGGCCACTGAGATATCTGTCCTTTGTAGATTCAGTTAAGTACAGGATTCTGGCTGGGACTTGGATGACCATTATACTCAAGAATGTTTGCTTGTTCGTCATAGAGGGCACTAAACCCACTGTGGTTGCAGTTTTAAAATCGGAACCCCTTTGCCCTGTGATCTTGAACGGCACTCCTGCCAGGGCCACTGgcatggtttttattttccttcttttgtctgTCATTCTTATAAGCTACTCTCTGATATACCACAAAGGGAAACGGGCTGGCCATTTTAATAGGTCAAATATCAAAGCAAGGAAAACAGTCCTTATTCATTTAGTGCAGATAAGCTTACATATCATACCACCCCTGATATTCATAGGTTTGGGGAAGGTGTGTGgggtatttttctttgctttgaatcTGGTGGTTTTTGGCATTTTTGCATTTGCCCAGTGTTTTAACCCTCTGATCTATGGGCTCTGGAATAAAGAGCTGCAAAGTAGATTACACCACTGGATGTGTTTTCAGTTATGGTGTGGTCACACTGCGAACAGCACAGGGCCAGTTTAG